The DNA region CCCGATTACGTCCGCCAGCGCCTCACCGCCTCGGCCATGGCGAGCAAGGCGGGACTGCCGCTCAACATGGATGCATGGGACGGCTATCCCGCCGCGCGCGAACGGGTGTTCAAGGCCGCGCTGGCGGCGGATGCGAACCTGATCGTGCTGGCGGGCGACACGCACAACGGCTGGGCGTTCGACCTGACGCAGGACGGCGCGAAGGTCGGCGTGGAGCTGGGGGTCTGCTCGGTCAGTTCGCCCGGATTCGAAACCTACCTGTCCTCCATCTCGCCCGACACGCTGGCCGCCGCGCTGGTGGCGGAGAACGAACAGCTCAAATGGGCCGATACCGCGCAGCGCGGTTACATGATGGTGGAACTGACCCCCGCCCGCGCGACGACCGAATATCGCTTCAGCACCGGCGTGAAGCAGCGTTCGACAAAGCTCGCAGGCACGAAGCGGATCACGACCAAGAAGGGTTCGGGCACGCTGGCGGTTTAATCCGCCAGTCCCTCCCGCAGCGCCGCTTCGAAGGCCGCGGGCTGATCGAACATGATGAAGTGGAAACTGTCCTCGATATAGGTCAGCGTCACGCCCGGCAGCCCGGCATAGGCCGGGGCGAACAGCGCCTCGACCCGGTCGCGCGGGGCGTAGGCGTTGGCGGCGGCAAGCACATTGACGGGCACGGTGATTTCGCCGAGGCGCGGGCGCAGGTCGGTGGTCATCAAGGTGTGAAATGCGCCTGCAAAGCTCGCACGGTCGCTGGCGAGTGACCACCCGACCACCTGCTCGTGAAAGCGCGTCTCGCGAACAAGCGATTGCACGCCCATGCGCTGGTTGGCGGCGAAGCTCGGCTCGTCCATCGCCAACATCGAATCGCGGATGACGCCCGCTTGCCCGGCGGTGCGCTCAGGCGTGAGCCTGGCATCGAAAATCAGCGGATAGAACGGCAGCGAATCGACCACGACAACGCGGGAAATCCGGTCGGGATGGTCAGCGGCCAGCATCAGGCCGAGAAACCCGCCGAGCGAATGGCCGACATAGGCGGCGCGAGTCACCTTCTGGCAATCAAGATGGCGGATCACCTCCGCCTCGGTGCGGGCGACCAGCGTGGCCGGATCGCCTTCCGGCGCGCGTCCGGCAAAGCCTGCGACATGGACCAGATGGACGCGGTAATCCTTAGCGAGACTGTCCTTTACCCCGTCCCACACGGCGGGGGACGAACCAAGGCCGGGGACCAGCACCAGATCGGGGCCGCTGCCCGTCACCTCGAACGGCGGGCAAGCATCCTCGGCGAAAGCAGCAGCGGGTAGGCACAGCGCGGCAAGCGCAGCGAACATGGCGCGGGTCATTCGGGAGCTCCGTTTCTCAGGAAAATCGCCTCGATCGGCAGGCCGAACACATCGGCAATCGTAAAGGCGAGCGGGAGTGAGGGATCATAGCGGCCGGTCTCGATGGCGTTGACGCTTTGGCGGGAGACGCCCAGCCGGTCGGCCAGATCCTGCTGGCTCCAGCCGTGTTCGGCGCGCAGCACCTTGAGGCGGTTGTTCATTCGCCGCGCACCTTCATCCACAATTGCGCCAAGCCAAGGCCCCCGGCCCACACCGGCAGCACCCACCACGCCCAGACGTGCGGGACGAGCTCGAACATCTCGAGGAAGCCCCAGAAGATGCCGATTGTCAGCACCAGCCCGAGGCTCATGATCGCCGCGCGCACGGTGCGGTAGCGCAGATATTCGTCGGTTTCCTCGACCAGATAACGGCCCATCGCCCAGATCATTGCGAAGGTCGGCAGGGTCGGTAGCAGGGCGATGGCGAAAACCATCGCGCCGGTGAGCTTGTAGCTGTTCCACACAGCAATCGCGATGCCGAGGCCGAGGACATAGCCGAAGGATGCGATCAGAAACCGCCGGTTGTAACGGATGATGACGGGGTTGGCGCAGTTCCGGCGCTCACCCGCCAGGACCAGCGGGATCAGCAGCCCCATCGCGCCCAGGAACAAGATCATGGCGATGGGGGCTGTGATGGCGTCAGTCAGCTTGAGCACAACGATGATGGCTGACGAAGCCAGATAGTTTCCGGCCCAGAACCACGGGCTGCGCCCTGAAGGAGTTGTTGCCTTTTCCATGGTCAGCACGCCCTACCGGCGCAGGCGTTGCGGCGGCGCAGGACTAGCGGCACCACCGCCAGCGGGGCGTGTTGGGCGACAGCCTCGGGGATCACATCAAACACGGCCAGCAGCGCGACGGCGATCAGGGCGGCACCGAGCAGCAAGGCTTCTTGTATAGGCGACATGGAAAGCTCCTTTTGCATAATGGCAAGGGTCCTTTACATGTGAGTCGTCGAACGTGTCAAGGATGCTTTCCATTGATACGCCCAAAACCCCGGTTCACGGTGTGTTTCATCAACTTGCGCGTGACTTATCGCAGTGGGAGGCCTATTTTCCGGCAATGGCTATGCTGCTGACCACCACCCGCACCACCACGACCCGGACGACTATCCGGGGGCGGCGGCGCGCGGGTTAGACCCAAGCAGCTCGCCGCCCGGTTCGGGGCGGCGCGGTGTTCTCCCTGATCCGGTTACTCGCTCAACACCGCTCTTCCGGTGCGCCTGCCTTTGCCCTAAGGCGCGCCCAAACGAGACGGAACTGCGACGATGACCGAACTGCTCAAGATCAGCCTGCCCGATGGATCGGTGCGTGAAGTGCCCGCCGGATCGACACCGGCGGATATCGCCGCCGCCATCGGCCCCGGCCTCGCCAAGGCGGCGCTGGCCGCGCGCGTCGATGGCGAACTGCGCGATCTCACCCGACCATTTGATGGCGACGCCGAACTGGCGCTGATCACCGCGCGGGACGAGGCTGATGCTCTCGAACTTGCCCGCCATGATTACGCCCACGTCCTCGCCGAAGCGGTGCAGGCGCTGTTCCCCGGCACGCAGATCACCTTCGGCCCTTCGACCGACGATGGCTTTTATTACGACGTGAAGGCGCCCGACAGCCGCGAGCCGTTCAGCATGGACGATCTCCCCGCGATCGAGGAGGAAATGCGCCGCATCATCCGCGCCGACAAGCCGCTGCGCCGCGAAGTGTGGAGCCGCGAGGCGCTGATCGCCAAGTGGGCGGGTGAAGGTGAGACCTTCAAGGCCGAATGGGCCAAGGAACTGCCCGAAGGCGAGGAACTGACGGTCTATTGGTCAGGCTCCGACTGGCTCGATATGTGCCGCGGCCCGCACCTGCCCTCGACCGGCAAGCTCGACCCGGAAGCCTTCAAGCTGATGCGCGTCGCGGGCGCTTACTGGCGCGGCGACCAGAACAATGCGCAGCTGACGCGCATCTACGGCACCGGCTGGCTCAACAAGAAGCAGCTTCAGGCGCACCTGACGCGCCTTGAAGAGGCCGCCAAGCGCGACCACCGCAAGCTGGGCCGCGAGATGGACTTGTTCCACTTGCAGGAAGAAGCCCACGGCAGCGTCTTCTGGCACCCCAAGGGCTACCGCATCTGGCGCGAGCTCGAAGCCTATATGCGCCGCAAGATGGACGGTTCTGGCTACCGCGAGATCAAGACCCCGCAGCTGATGGATGTGCGCCAATGGACCCAGTCGGGCCACTGGGGCAAATATGCGCAGAACATGTTCGCCGTCCCCGACATGGTGCCCGAGGTCGATGAGGACAGCGGCGCTGCGTCTCCCAAGGTCGCCGATGATGCCGAGTGGCTGGCGATCAAGCCGATGAATTGCCCGGCGCACGTGATGGTGTTCAAGCAGGGCATCACCTCCTACCGCGATCTGCCGATCCGGCTGGGCGAAATGGGCTGCTGCCACCGCAACGAGCCGCACGGGGCGCTCCACGGGCTGATGCGCGTGCGCCAGTTCACGCAGGACGATGCGCATATCTTCTGCACCGAGGCGCAAGTCGTGGCCGAAGTGCAGAGCTTCCTCGCGCTGGCGGATTCGGTCTATCGCGACTTCGGTTTCACCTATGACATCAAGCTCGCCCTGCGCCCCGAAAAGCGCTTCGGCAGCGAGGCGGATTGGGACAAGGCCGAGCAGGAATTGCGCGATGCTTTGACGGCGAATGGCCTCGCATGGGAAGAACTCCCCGGCGAGGGCGCGTTCTATGCGCCCAAGCTGGAATGGCACCTCACCGATGCGATCGGGCGCACCTGGCAGGTCGGCACGATTCAGTCCGACCGGGTTTTGCCCGAGCGGCTCGATGCCAATTACATCGGCGAGGATGGCGAGAAGCACCGCCCGGTGATGCTCCACCGCGCGATCTTCGGCTCCTATGAGCGCTTCATCGGCATCCTGATCGAACACTTCGCCGGACGCCTGCCTGCGTGGCTCGCTCCGGTGCAGGCTGTGGTGGCGACCATCGTTTCAGATGCGGATGGCTATGCCCAAGACGTCGAGGCACAGCTGAAGGCGGCAGGCATCCGGGTCGAAACCGACACCCGCAACGAGAAGATCAACTACAAGGTGCGCGAACATTCCTTGGCGAAAGTCCCGCACCTGCTGGTGGTCGGCAAGCGCGAGGCTGAGGAAGGCACCGTGGCGGTCCGCACGCTGGGGGCTGAGCACCAGAAGGTGATGCCGCTCAGCGAGGCCATTGCGATGCTGAAGGGCGAAGGCACGCCGCCCGATCTGCGCGGATGATATGCGCGCGCTGATTGTCGCCTCGCTCGGGCTCAACATCGCGGTGTTGGTGCCGGTGTGCTTCGGCCTGATCACCCGCGCGGGCTGGACGCTCGCGGCCTATGGCCCTGAAACCCCAGCGCGCGGCATTCTGCTGTCGGTCTATCTGGCGATCCTCGTCGGGTCGGCTGGGCTGCTGCTCAAGCCCGTGCCGGCGATGGTGGCCGCGCTGCTGCTGGTGCAGATCGCGTACAAGCTGACGACGCCCTTCACCGTGGGAACGCTGGCCAATCCGGTGGTCATGAGCAACCTCGCGATTGCCGCGTTCCACACGGTGACGGTTGCGGTGATCCTCAAGAGCGCCGGACAGTAGTGGAGGTTTTCGGGGGCTTTACCGCGCTGCAAATCGCCGTTGCGCTGGCTGCGGCGCTGGGGTCTGCCTTCGTGCGCGGCCTCACCGGGTTTGGCATGGCGATCTTGCTGGTGCCGGTGCTGGCCTTGGCGCTCCCTCCGGTCGAGGCGGTGGTACTCGCCAATGCGCTGTCGCTGATGATCGGCGCGACCGAGATCCGCAGCCTCGTCCGCGATGCCGAGCCGACCGCCTGGGCGATTGGCGGGTTGGTGGTGCTAACCGCGCCGCTCGGGCTCTATGCCCTGTCGCTGACCGGCAAGGATGTCGCGCGGCTGGCGATTGCGCTGATCGCCCTCAGCGCCTTTGTCGCGATCCTGCTGCCGAAGCGCGGGGCGGCCGTGCCGGGGCGCTTGGTGACGGGCGGCGTCGGCGTCCTGAGCGGTTTGATGACAGGCTTTGCCGGGATGCCCGGGCCGCCGGTGGTGCCTTACTATGCCGGGCGCGACCTGCCGCGCCCGACCATCAAGGCATCGATGCAGCTGATCTTCACCATCGCGGCCTGCGCGGGCCTGGCCAGCGCAACCTGGCTCGGCATCCTGCGACCGGAATTGCTGCTGTTCGCGCTGCTGATGCTGCCGATGATCATTGCGGGCAATCGGCTGGGCGCGCGGGTATCGGGGCGGATCAGCGATCCGCTGTGGCGGGTGACGGTGGGCCTGATCCTTGGCGGGGCAGCAGTGGCGG from uncultured Erythrobacter sp. includes:
- a CDS encoding alpha/beta hydrolase — encoded protein: MTRAMFAALAALCLPAAAFAEDACPPFEVTGSGPDLVLVPGLGSSPAVWDGVKDSLAKDYRVHLVHVAGFAGRAPEGDPATLVARTEAEVIRHLDCQKVTRAAYVGHSLGGFLGLMLAADHPDRISRVVVVDSLPFYPLIFDARLTPERTAGQAGVIRDSMLAMDEPSFAANQRMGVQSLVRETRFHEQVVGWSLASDRASFAGAFHTLMTTDLRPRLGEITVPVNVLAAANAYAPRDRVEALFAPAYAGLPGVTLTYIEDSFHFIMFDQPAAFEAALREGLAD
- a CDS encoding helix-turn-helix transcriptional regulator: MNNRLKVLRAEHGWSQQDLADRLGVSRQSVNAIETGRYDPSLPLAFTIADVFGLPIEAIFLRNGAPE
- the thrS gene encoding threonine--tRNA ligase; this translates as MTELLKISLPDGSVREVPAGSTPADIAAAIGPGLAKAALAARVDGELRDLTRPFDGDAELALITARDEADALELARHDYAHVLAEAVQALFPGTQITFGPSTDDGFYYDVKAPDSREPFSMDDLPAIEEEMRRIIRADKPLRREVWSREALIAKWAGEGETFKAEWAKELPEGEELTVYWSGSDWLDMCRGPHLPSTGKLDPEAFKLMRVAGAYWRGDQNNAQLTRIYGTGWLNKKQLQAHLTRLEEAAKRDHRKLGREMDLFHLQEEAHGSVFWHPKGYRIWRELEAYMRRKMDGSGYREIKTPQLMDVRQWTQSGHWGKYAQNMFAVPDMVPEVDEDSGAASPKVADDAEWLAIKPMNCPAHVMVFKQGITSYRDLPIRLGEMGCCHRNEPHGALHGLMRVRQFTQDDAHIFCTEAQVVAEVQSFLALADSVYRDFGFTYDIKLALRPEKRFGSEADWDKAEQELRDALTANGLAWEELPGEGAFYAPKLEWHLTDAIGRTWQVGTIQSDRVLPERLDANYIGEDGEKHRPVMLHRAIFGSYERFIGILIEHFAGRLPAWLAPVQAVVATIVSDADGYAQDVEAQLKAAGIRVETDTRNEKINYKVREHSLAKVPHLLVVGKREAEEGTVAVRTLGAEHQKVMPLSEAIAMLKGEGTPPDLRG
- a CDS encoding sulfite exporter TauE/SafE family protein, whose product is MEVFGGFTALQIAVALAAALGSAFVRGLTGFGMAILLVPVLALALPPVEAVVLANALSLMIGATEIRSLVRDAEPTAWAIGGLVVLTAPLGLYALSLTGKDVARLAIALIALSAFVAILLPKRGAAVPGRLVTGGVGVLSGLMTGFAGMPGPPVVPYYAGRDLPRPTIKASMQLIFTIAACAGLASATWLGILRPELLLFALLMLPMIIAGNRLGARVSGRISDPLWRVTVGLILGGAAVAAFARLI